The following proteins come from a genomic window of Candidatus Zixiibacteriota bacterium:
- the fxsT gene encoding FxSxx-COOH system tetratricopeptide repeat protein: MEAPKVFISYSHKDEAWKERLVTQLNVLGEQGLLDIWDDTRIDGGDDWFPKIQEAMESAAVAILLVSADSLTSKFILRKEVPPLLERRAKEGLLLLPLIVRPCPWQEVSWLARLQARPRKGKPLITMPDADAETALSDLATEILHLVKRTGTDSATDMTVTAAQSADPESPGIQTVVHNLPFAQNANFTGRENILERIESTFGQEGAVAITQPQAIHGLGGIGKTQIALEFAHQHLSQFKYVFWLGAENEATISKSLGEVAALLDLPQRHEKEKAVLVAAVRSWFETHNNWLLIFDNAEDAASVQSYLPRTQSGCVIITTRASAMGGIAQPVEVDELDPDSAVKFLFKRAAIKKPDSSQKSVAREICHRFGYMPLAIDHASAYLEETKCSLENYAKYLDKHGVKILQGKQYASAAYGKKTVEATWAISIERLKETNPSAVALLTASSYLAPDDIPIGLFKADPESLPDSLKKLVTEDHLFDQTLGELQKFSLIRRRQGEDTFSMHRLVQSVIRESQDEDESKAWLNSLLGCLKASTPAVNDFHNWPVLESLSSHAASLFTEADKLNHQTEILGRLLNEFAYYLDDRADYAAAEPLYQRALKIDEDLLGPDHPDVATSLNNLAELYRVLGRFAEAEPLYLRALMISEEALGQDHPYVAIWLNNLALLYDSQGRYEEAEPLYLRALKITEKALGPDHSKVATRLNNLAALYDSLGRYEEAEPMYKRALEINEKALGGDHPRVAAGLNNLALLYDNQGRYAEAESMYKRALKIDEQALGSEHPDLATDLNNLAELYRSQGRHAEAEPLFLQALLIFQSVLGETHPNTIAVLRNIAIFYHEWGKKDEAAEYAQLAEQAKTEGSS; the protein is encoded by the coding sequence TTGGAAGCACCAAAGGTCTTTATTAGTTACAGCCACAAGGACGAAGCCTGGAAGGAACGCCTGGTAACCCAGTTGAATGTGTTGGGTGAACAAGGGCTTCTGGACATCTGGGATGATACGCGTATAGACGGAGGAGACGATTGGTTTCCCAAAATCCAGGAAGCGATGGAGTCAGCCGCTGTAGCTATCTTGCTGGTCTCCGCAGACAGCCTCACGTCCAAGTTCATTCTGCGCAAGGAAGTTCCACCCCTGCTGGAGCGTCGAGCCAAAGAAGGGCTCCTACTCCTACCGCTGATCGTTCGGCCTTGTCCATGGCAAGAGGTGTCCTGGTTGGCACGGCTTCAGGCTCGACCAAGGAAAGGCAAACCCTTGATCACCATGCCGGATGCTGATGCCGAGACCGCGTTGTCGGACTTGGCAACAGAAATTCTGCATCTTGTAAAGCGGACCGGAACGGATTCCGCAACCGACATGACTGTCACTGCGGCCCAGTCTGCGGACCCTGAGTCGCCGGGAATCCAAACCGTTGTCCATAACCTTCCTTTTGCGCAGAACGCCAACTTTACCGGTCGGGAAAACATCCTCGAACGTATTGAAAGTACCTTCGGACAGGAAGGTGCGGTGGCCATTACCCAACCGCAGGCGATTCATGGTCTGGGTGGGATCGGCAAAACACAGATCGCCCTTGAATTTGCTCATCAACACCTGAGTCAGTTTAAGTATGTCTTTTGGCTGGGAGCAGAGAATGAGGCGACGATCTCCAAGTCGCTGGGTGAGGTGGCGGCCCTCCTTGATCTACCCCAGCGGCATGAAAAAGAGAAAGCGGTCCTAGTAGCCGCAGTCCGCTCATGGTTTGAGACTCATAACAACTGGCTGCTGATATTCGACAACGCCGAAGACGCCGCCTCAGTTCAATCATATCTTCCCCGCACTCAGTCAGGCTGTGTCATCATCACAACCCGGGCCTCGGCCATGGGCGGCATAGCCCAACCGGTCGAGGTGGATGAACTCGACCCGGATTCGGCTGTTAAGTTTCTGTTCAAGCGAGCCGCTATCAAGAAGCCTGATAGTAGTCAAAAGAGTGTCGCCCGAGAGATATGCCATCGTTTTGGGTACATGCCTTTGGCTATCGATCATGCCTCTGCTTACCTGGAGGAGACCAAGTGCTCTCTGGAAAACTACGCAAAGTACCTGGACAAACATGGTGTCAAAATCCTTCAAGGCAAGCAATATGCCTCGGCGGCGTATGGCAAGAAAACGGTGGAGGCAACCTGGGCCATATCAATTGAGAGATTAAAAGAAACGAACCCGTCGGCGGTGGCGTTGTTGACCGCGTCGTCCTATCTGGCTCCGGACGACATCCCGATCGGATTGTTCAAGGCTGATCCGGAATCGCTACCTGACTCACTTAAGAAACTGGTAACCGAAGATCATCTGTTCGATCAGACGCTGGGGGAGCTACAAAAGTTCTCGCTGATACGACGGAGGCAGGGGGAAGATACCTTCAGTATGCATAGGTTGGTCCAATCGGTCATTCGTGAATCACAGGATGAAGACGAAAGCAAGGCTTGGCTGAACAGTCTGCTCGGCTGCCTTAAAGCATCCACTCCCGCTGTGAACGATTTTCACAATTGGCCTGTGCTGGAAAGTCTATCGTCTCATGCAGCATCTCTTTTCACCGAGGCCGACAAGCTCAACCACCAAACGGAAATACTTGGTAGGCTGTTAAACGAGTTCGCCTATTATTTGGATGATCGGGCTGACTATGCAGCCGCGGAGCCGCTCTACCAAAGGGCGCTCAAGATCGATGAAGACCTACTGGGGCCGGATCATCCTGATGTAGCCACTTCTTTGAACAATCTGGCAGAGTTGTACAGAGTCCTGGGGCGATTTGCCGAGGCGGAGCCGCTCTACTTACGGGCGCTTATGATCAGTGAAGAAGCACTCGGGCAAGATCATCCCTATGTCGCGATCTGGTTGAACAATCTGGCGTTGCTGTACGACTCCCAAGGGCGATATGAAGAGGCAGAGCCGTTGTACTTACGGGCGCTTAAGATAACTGAGAAGGCACTGGGGCCAGATCACTCCAAAGTCGCCACCCGATTGAACAATCTGGCGGCCTTGTACGATTCCCTTGGACGATATGAAGAGGCGGAGCCGATGTACAAAAGGGCGCTTGAGATTAATGAGAAGGCACTGGGAGGCGATCACCCCAGAGTGGCGGCCGGTTTGAACAATCTGGCATTACTTTATGACAACCAGGGTCGTTATGCCGAGGCGGAGTCGATGTACAAACGGGCTCTCAAGATCGATGAGCAAGCGCTCGGGTCCGAACATCCTGATCTCGCCACCGATTTGAACAATCTGGCCGAGTTGTACCGATCCCAGGGGCGACATGCGGAGGCGGAGCCGCTATTCCTACAGGCTCTGTTGATTTTCCAATCTGTTCTAGGAGAGACACATCCCAATACCATAGCGGTGCTTAGGAACATAGCGATATTCTATCACGAATGGGGTAAGAAAGACGAGGCAGCCGAGTATGCTCAGTTGGCCGAACAGGCCAAGACGGAGGGCTCCTCGTGA
- a CDS encoding PKD domain-containing protein, producing the protein MNQSITAVGLSLILAMSASAQLANPETVIYDYANQRYLVSNMSNGNIVAIDHDGSYTVFNSLLSSVYGMTIADNTLYVSSNDPALNGIVGFDLTTSEMTTHWNVTTMQGGNGMTADSSGNIYIADTGGSRIIKVRTSDGESSQFAVISIPNAVYFDYLNNRLLVASNVWPSSIYAVDMADSSVSQVTAISGQYSGIAQDQMQNTYLAFFAQDNIIRLDSTLTGSGELVAGSHNGPEGIFFNRRTSTLVIPSLLANQVDFVPMDIDLWFSSDTSAGWAPYDVQFDGGSIYDVESWAWDFGDGDSAFVASPTHTFDTPGLYDVALQVVSTTGDTALRVYPNQVFALADSVWMDDAEYTPDNAIEVVIHARNSVPLYEFQVALTYATGDLELVYDSFSTTGCRTDWYDGKIQSQYVPSSKKCTFKLRPRGSGAPLYDQPGSGPVLKLYFHAAGATEGEQTTIDLTGYDAQHMPKFTANGLVYAPVTTNGTVTYPACCQGIRGNVDDDPSDQIDIADLVYLVDFMFAGGAEPVCYPEANIDGDAVGDAFKQLTISDLVYLVDHMFNGGPAPPLCP; encoded by the coding sequence ATGAACCAATCGATCACGGCAGTCGGCCTGTCGCTGATTCTGGCCATGTCTGCTTCGGCTCAGTTGGCCAATCCGGAAACGGTCATTTACGATTACGCCAATCAGCGCTACTTGGTATCGAACATGTCCAACGGCAACATCGTGGCAATTGACCATGACGGCTCCTATACCGTCTTCAATTCTCTTCTGAGTTCCGTTTATGGGATGACAATTGCCGACAACACGCTGTACGTATCATCAAACGACCCCGCTCTGAACGGAATAGTCGGCTTTGACCTGACCACGTCGGAGATGACCACACATTGGAACGTGACGACGATGCAGGGCGGCAACGGCATGACCGCCGATAGCTCCGGTAACATCTACATTGCCGACACCGGCGGTAGCCGGATTATCAAGGTACGCACCAGCGACGGCGAGTCATCGCAATTCGCCGTGATATCTATCCCCAACGCCGTTTACTTCGACTACCTGAACAACCGCTTGCTGGTGGCCTCCAACGTCTGGCCTTCGTCTATATACGCTGTCGACATGGCGGACTCATCGGTGTCTCAGGTTACGGCAATCAGCGGACAGTATTCCGGGATAGCTCAGGATCAGATGCAGAACACCTATCTTGCCTTTTTCGCGCAGGACAATATCATACGTCTCGACAGCACGCTGACCGGGTCGGGCGAACTGGTGGCAGGCAGCCACAACGGTCCGGAAGGTATCTTCTTTAACCGTCGCACCAGCACGTTGGTGATTCCCAGCCTTCTGGCCAACCAGGTGGACTTTGTCCCGATGGATATCGACCTCTGGTTCTCAAGCGATACGTCTGCAGGCTGGGCGCCCTACGATGTTCAATTCGACGGTGGGTCCATCTATGATGTAGAGTCGTGGGCATGGGATTTTGGTGACGGTGATTCTGCTTTTGTTGCCTCGCCGACACATACTTTTGATACGCCGGGCCTTTACGATGTAGCCCTTCAGGTTGTCTCAACGACCGGTGACACCGCGCTACGAGTCTATCCAAACCAGGTTTTCGCACTGGCCGACTCGGTTTGGATGGATGATGCCGAGTATACACCCGACAACGCTATCGAAGTGGTCATCCACGCCCGCAACAGTGTTCCCTTGTATGAGTTTCAGGTTGCGTTGACCTACGCAACGGGTGATCTCGAACTCGTATACGATTCATTCTCCACCACCGGTTGTCGCACCGACTGGTATGATGGCAAGATTCAGTCGCAGTATGTGCCGTCGAGCAAGAAGTGTACTTTCAAGCTGCGCCCGCGTGGCTCGGGGGCGCCACTGTACGACCAACCCGGCAGCGGTCCCGTTCTGAAGCTTTACTTCCACGCTGCCGGCGCCACCGAGGGTGAGCAGACAACAATCGATCTGACCGGCTATGATGCCCAGCACATGCCGAAATTCACGGCCAATGGTCTGGTATATGCGCCGGTTACAACCAACGGTACAGTGACATACCCGGCTTGCTGTCAAGGTATCCGCGGTAATGTCGACGACGACCCGTCCGATCAGATTGATATAGCCGATCTGGTCTATCTGGTGGATTTCATGTTCGCTGGCGGCGCCGAACCGGTCTGCTACCCGGAGGCTAACATCGATGGCGATGCCGTCGGCGATGCTTTCAAACAGTTAACGATTTCGGATTTGGTTTACCTGGTCGACCACATGTTTAACGGTGGACCTGCGCCGCCGCTCTGTCCGTAA
- a CDS encoding PKD domain-containing protein encodes MRTRLVSLILAMAVLCLLAADISAQPIRVNVMPDGIWNDAANIYTAYAWPNPDTALTIWGNVIGGTAPYTYEWDFGDGSAIVTGAVTDPRYIAVTHGYATMGPKYATLIVTDNVGASDTDVVQIDVVTRNWDSRVNLAIQKGLRWLYLHNYGYISWQGWGAEGQYQVGAFGMEVLAFCNRGHMPFGDPDEDIYAEHVKAGLDIVTLRSGTQTIGAQPYGNPDSDGDGIGIWFSNGTRPCYEVGIGVMAIVACGAPDSTAATGPAGVIGETYHDIVVDAMDWIAWSQNDYGGRGGWRYYANYGNSDNSVSQWPTIGMEAAEFDWTLAPPAFVKSELLVWTTYSQNANGGFGYNNNGAPNVGRTGAGICELSFADVPYDDTRVQNALNYLNNNWYQGTNTSSGNFGNLYAMYGVAKGCRIAVDAGGDPHEIQMVGAHDWQTEYNEWLVENQHPDGYWNGSNYGSNLIDTDFGILILTPSITCDPVAVISAPASTPANTEITLDGSGSYYTCGTADIVEWLWDYDKSDGLDWENPDGAGENITHPGFPLPPGVLADTITITLRVKDNSDLEDTDIEEHEIVIDTVNHAPIADCGGPYAARVGEEIVFDGTGSYDPDPGDSINSYSWDLNGDGVFDDCFDSTCTESWDAVYSGYIGLIVTDNFGAGSDDTCHVTIWTSEMDVHVDDADVSVSNPAASPGQVITVAATVHCHVDSDPVSGVNVRFYDGDPSVSVNQIGVDQFIPSMSPGEAVSVDVAYTVGDTLPRHLYVRVDPDQEIEEFDETNNEASYTLAGSTDCFAMATIDPFMQYMFYVHAVIPMSATIYLGEFSGDFVAIDVNPATVMVNDSIAPTSWEIITDPDIFPGDIFKLTFPIAPFILGYGWVWDSTEQEYTVNWRVGGKPVQCSATGTFVLWGHRSGDLNLDGSVDIADLLYMVDFMFRGGPAPEIVDAADVNGDCAIDIGDLTFFVEYFFGGGDKPAAPCSQSSQPTAKIGHDVEINSRYVDGGTIISMNNPVEVRGVQLNLSGHSDSPPISVTNAQLELSYGATEEGLLVGLCDLDGTQVLQAGRYDILRLDGVYEISEALLSDLDHRTVSPLINGNAKGTVLPGDFALYQNHPNPFNPLTEIGFYLPTAGRARLEIFNIMGQRVATLFEGELSVGEHAYQFDGTMLASGVYFYRLETDSGSQTKKMVLMK; translated from the coding sequence ATGAGAACACGATTGGTAAGTCTGATTTTGGCGATGGCTGTGCTCTGCCTTTTGGCGGCTGACATTTCGGCGCAGCCGATCCGTGTGAACGTGATGCCGGACGGTATCTGGAACGATGCGGCTAACATTTACACTGCTTACGCCTGGCCCAATCCCGACACCGCTCTTACAATATGGGGCAACGTGATCGGCGGGACGGCCCCCTACACCTATGAGTGGGATTTCGGCGACGGTTCGGCGATTGTGACCGGAGCCGTTACCGATCCGAGGTATATTGCGGTAACCCACGGCTATGCGACTATGGGACCCAAGTACGCCACATTAATAGTTACCGATAATGTCGGCGCCTCCGACACCGATGTGGTGCAGATCGACGTTGTCACCCGCAACTGGGATTCGCGGGTCAATCTGGCCATCCAGAAAGGTCTGCGCTGGCTATACCTGCACAATTACGGATACATCAGTTGGCAGGGTTGGGGGGCGGAAGGACAATACCAGGTGGGCGCCTTCGGCATGGAAGTACTGGCCTTCTGCAATCGCGGCCACATGCCGTTCGGTGACCCTGACGAAGATATCTATGCCGAGCATGTCAAAGCCGGGCTGGACATTGTCACCCTGCGCTCCGGAACTCAAACCATCGGCGCCCAGCCTTACGGAAATCCTGATTCCGACGGTGACGGCATCGGTATCTGGTTTTCCAACGGCACCCGACCATGTTATGAGGTCGGTATCGGCGTCATGGCTATAGTTGCTTGTGGCGCCCCCGACAGCACGGCGGCCACCGGACCGGCCGGGGTGATCGGCGAAACGTACCACGACATCGTGGTAGACGCTATGGACTGGATAGCCTGGTCTCAGAATGATTACGGCGGCCGTGGCGGCTGGCGCTACTATGCCAACTACGGCAACAGCGATAATTCGGTATCGCAGTGGCCCACTATCGGGATGGAAGCGGCGGAGTTCGACTGGACGCTGGCGCCACCCGCATTCGTAAAAAGCGAACTACTGGTCTGGACAACCTACAGCCAGAATGCCAACGGCGGCTTCGGATACAATAACAACGGGGCACCTAATGTCGGTCGTACCGGCGCCGGAATCTGCGAGCTTTCTTTTGCTGATGTGCCATACGATGACACCCGCGTTCAAAACGCTCTGAACTACCTGAACAACAACTGGTACCAGGGCACGAATACTTCCAGCGGGAATTTCGGCAACCTGTACGCTATGTACGGCGTGGCCAAGGGCTGTCGTATCGCCGTCGACGCAGGTGGAGACCCCCACGAAATCCAAATGGTTGGCGCACACGACTGGCAGACGGAATACAATGAGTGGCTGGTCGAAAACCAACATCCCGACGGATACTGGAACGGCAGCAACTACGGCAGCAACCTGATCGACACCGACTTTGGCATTCTCATCCTGACGCCATCGATTACTTGCGATCCGGTGGCCGTGATTTCCGCACCGGCTTCCACACCGGCCAACACCGAAATCACTCTGGACGGCAGTGGTTCCTACTATACCTGCGGCACCGCCGACATCGTTGAGTGGCTGTGGGACTATGACAAATCCGACGGACTCGATTGGGAGAATCCGGACGGCGCGGGTGAGAACATCACGCACCCCGGTTTCCCACTCCCCCCCGGCGTTCTGGCCGACACGATTACGATCACTCTGCGCGTCAAGGATAACAGCGACCTCGAAGACACCGATATCGAAGAGCATGAAATTGTCATTGATACCGTCAACCATGCCCCCATCGCCGATTGCGGCGGACCTTATGCCGCTCGCGTCGGCGAGGAGATCGTATTCGACGGCACCGGCTCTTATGATCCCGACCCGGGCGATTCGATCAACAGCTACAGTTGGGATTTGAACGGTGACGGTGTTTTTGATGATTGCTTCGACTCCACATGCACCGAGTCGTGGGATGCTGTCTACTCCGGTTACATCGGACTTATCGTAACGGACAATTTCGGCGCTGGTTCCGATGACACCTGTCATGTGACGATCTGGACATCCGAGATGGATGTCCATGTCGACGACGCCGATGTGTCTGTCTCCAACCCGGCCGCTTCGCCCGGTCAGGTTATCACGGTTGCCGCCACCGTGCACTGCCACGTCGACTCCGACCCGGTATCCGGTGTGAACGTGCGCTTCTACGACGGCGACCCGAGTGTGTCGGTAAACCAGATCGGCGTCGACCAGTTCATACCCAGCATGTCACCGGGCGAGGCCGTATCGGTCGATGTTGCGTACACGGTCGGTGATACCCTGCCGCGCCATTTGTACGTGCGGGTCGATCCCGACCAGGAGATCGAGGAATTCGACGAAACCAATAACGAAGCATCATACACGCTGGCCGGATCGACCGACTGTTTCGCCATGGCCACGATAGACCCGTTCATGCAGTACATGTTTTACGTGCATGCCGTCATACCGATGAGCGCCACAATCTACCTGGGCGAATTCTCAGGCGATTTCGTTGCTATCGATGTCAATCCGGCCACGGTAATGGTCAACGACAGTATCGCGCCGACCTCGTGGGAGATCATCACCGACCCGGATATTTTCCCGGGTGACATTTTCAAACTCACCTTCCCCATTGCGCCGTTCATACTCGGTTACGGCTGGGTTTGGGATTCTACCGAGCAGGAATACACCGTGAACTGGCGCGTGGGCGGCAAGCCTGTGCAATGTTCAGCCACCGGTACATTCGTGCTGTGGGGTCATCGTTCGGGCGATCTGAATCTCGACGGCAGTGTCGATATCGCCGACCTGCTCTACATGGTTGACTTCATGTTCCGGGGCGGTCCTGCTCCAGAGATTGTCGATGCGGCCGATGTCAACGGTGACTGCGCGATCGACATCGGTGATCTTACTTTCTTTGTCGAATACTTCTTCGGCGGCGGTGACAAACCGGCGGCGCCCTGTTCGCAGTCGAGCCAACCGACGGCCAAGATAGGTCACGATGTAGAAATCAATTCGCGTTATGTCGATGGCGGCACGATCATATCGATGAACAATCCGGTTGAAGTACGCGGAGTGCAATTGAATCTATCCGGCCACTCTGACAGCCCACCGATCAGCGTGACCAACGCCCAGTTGGAACTGTCTTACGGCGCCACCGAAGAGGGGCTGCTGGTTGGCTTGTGTGATCTCGACGGTACCCAAGTCCTCCAGGCAGGGCGCTATGACATTCTCAGACTCGACGGCGTGTACGAAATATCCGAAGCTCTGTTGTCGGACCTGGATCATCGCACCGTGAGTCCGTTGATCAACGGTAACGCCAAGGGCACCGTGCTGCCGGGAGATTTCGCGCTGTATCAGAACCATCCAAACCCGTTCAATCCGCTCACCGAAATCGGCTTCTACCTGCCGACCGCCGGACGGGCGCGACTGGAGATCTTCAACATCATGGGCCAACGAGTAGCCACCTTGTTTGAAGGCGAACTGTCGGTGGGCGAACACGCCTATCAGTTCGACGGTACCATGCTGGCCAGCGGTGTTTACTTTTATCGTCTGGAGACGGACAGTGGTTCGCAGACAAAAAAGATGGTATTAATGAAATAG
- the kdsB gene encoding 3-deoxy-manno-octulosonate cytidylyltransferase — protein MSIKVLAVVPARMESSRFPGKVIHPYRGRPLIWYLLNDIKRSRRIHQVVVATDSREVKAALADYDVEVVMTKRHHRTGSDRANEAARKVGGDIIINIQADNFGLKAALLDRVINSLKVRPKTEYATLGRRITDDAELFDPNVVKLITDKKDRALWFSRYPLPYLQNLKKGGHVDQWPFIAHIGVYFFRREALKKFGAWPSSPLEKAESLEQTRILMHEKKIQLFRTQSQVVSVDTKEDLKKLDSIY, from the coding sequence ATGAGTATCAAGGTTCTCGCCGTGGTGCCGGCCCGCATGGAGTCCAGCCGCTTTCCCGGCAAAGTAATCCACCCCTATCGCGGACGCCCGTTGATCTGGTATCTTCTGAACGATATCAAGAGGTCGCGGCGAATCCATCAGGTCGTGGTTGCAACCGATAGTCGCGAGGTCAAGGCCGCCCTGGCCGATTATGATGTCGAAGTTGTGATGACCAAGCGCCATCATCGCACCGGCTCGGATCGGGCCAACGAAGCGGCCCGCAAAGTGGGTGGAGATATCATTATCAATATCCAGGCGGATAACTTCGGCCTCAAGGCTGCCTTGCTCGACCGAGTGATCAACAGTTTGAAAGTGAGGCCGAAAACCGAGTATGCCACCCTCGGCCGCCGGATCACCGACGATGCCGAACTGTTCGACCCCAACGTTGTTAAACTGATAACCGATAAGAAAGACCGGGCCCTCTGGTTCTCGCGCTACCCGCTGCCGTACCTGCAAAACCTCAAGAAGGGTGGGCATGTCGACCAGTGGCCGTTCATTGCGCATATCGGTGTGTATTTTTTCCGGCGAGAAGCTCTGAAGAAATTCGGCGCCTGGCCAAGTTCGCCGCTTGAAAAAGCGGAGTCGTTGGAACAGACCCGCATTCTTATGCATGAGAAGAAGATTCAACTGTTCCGGACGCAGTCGCAGGTAGTCTCGGTCGACACTAAAGAAGATTTGAAGAAGTTGGACAGCATATATTGA
- a CDS encoding YdjY domain-containing protein, with amino-acid sequence MRRQWIVEATIIALVCWVTTAAITQTEAATDDLSSVDSLVMMIDPHTYTVGNLRIDAKRREIVLPGWVNLDSGQVEYFATSPGGKTHESVLVLDAVPLHLQTALLLLGFESGRTTMHFQGDSTEPLGDSVAICVKWQDPSGHDVIYQAHQLVYNAQRQSSMQATAWLFTGSMVIDGRFMADLDGSFIATYADPVAVLNNPLAGRLDDTVYEANKKTLPKPGTPVAVTISKWSQPTLSKE; translated from the coding sequence ATGCGGCGTCAATGGATCGTTGAAGCAACAATAATCGCTTTGGTCTGTTGGGTGACAACGGCGGCCATTACCCAGACCGAGGCGGCCACCGACGATCTGTCCTCGGTCGACTCTTTGGTCATGATGATAGATCCACACACATACACAGTTGGAAACCTGAGAATAGATGCAAAGCGACGTGAAATTGTCCTGCCCGGCTGGGTCAACCTGGACAGTGGACAGGTCGAGTATTTCGCCACCTCTCCCGGCGGCAAGACGCATGAGTCGGTGCTGGTTCTGGACGCGGTGCCGCTTCACCTGCAAACAGCGCTCTTGCTGCTGGGATTCGAGAGCGGCCGGACAACAATGCACTTTCAGGGAGATAGTACAGAGCCTTTGGGAGATTCGGTGGCGATCTGCGTAAAATGGCAGGACCCATCCGGCCATGATGTCATTTATCAGGCGCACCAACTGGTGTACAACGCTCAGCGTCAGTCATCCATGCAAGCCACAGCGTGGCTGTTCACCGGATCGATGGTTATCGACGGAAGGTTCATGGCCGATCTGGACGGCTCTTTCATCGCGACCTATGCCGACCCGGTGGCCGTGTTGAATAATCCATTGGCCGGCCGGCTGGACGACACTGTATACGAAGCCAACAAAAAGACACTACCCAAACCGGGAACGCCGGTTGCGGTGACAATCAGCAAGTGGTCGCAGCCGACCCTGTCCAAGGAGTAG